One Epinephelus lanceolatus isolate andai-2023 chromosome 10, ASM4190304v1, whole genome shotgun sequence genomic region harbors:
- the ube2s gene encoding ubiquitin-conjugating enzyme E2 S gives MNSNVENLPPHVLRLVYKEVSALAADPPEGIKIYPSEEDITELHTAIEGPEGTPFAGGVFRMRLVLGKDFPAVPPKGYFLTKIFHPNVGHKGEICVNVLKRDWKAELGLRHVLLTIKCLLIHPNPESALNEEAGRLLLEDYAEYESRARLLTEIHAMGGTSGAPQDPNDGPQPKKHAGDPMKRAGPSAAAVPAALGNGANGASTTSSNSNSSSSTNNVAGKKKADKKRALRRL, from the exons ATG aacTCCAATGTGGAGAATTTGCCTCCTCATGTTCTTCGCTTGGTCTACAAGGAGGTTTCAGCTTTAGCAGCAGACCCGCCTGAGGGTATCAAGATTTATCCCAGCGAGGAGGACATAACTGAGCTACATACAGCCATCGAAGGACCGG AGGGAACTCCGTTTGCTGGCGGCGTTTTCCGAATGCGTCTGGTCCTCGGGAAGGACTTCCCTGCGGTTCCACCCAAGGGGTATTTCCTGACCAAGATTTTTCACCCCAATGTGGGTCACAAGGGAGAAATCTGTGTCAACGTGCTGAAGAGGGACTGGAAGGCAGAACTCGGCCTCAGACACGTCTTACTC ACAATCAAGTGTCTTCTCATCCATCCGAATCCCGAGTCGGCTCTGAACGAAGAGGCCGGGCGTTTGCTGTTGGAGGACTATGCAGAATATGAGTCCCGAGCTCGTCTGCTCACAGAGATCCACGCCATGGGCGGGACCTCTGGGGCACCTCAGGACCCTAATGACGGCCCACAGCCGAAGAAGCATGCAGGTGACCCCATGAAGAGAGCAGGGCCCAGCGCAGCAGCTGTGCCTGCTGCTCTGGGTAACGGAGCAAACGGAGccagcaccaccagcagcaaTAGCAACAGCAGTAGTAGCACTAATAATGTAGCAGGGAAAAAGAAAGCAGATAAAAAGCGTGCATTGAGGCGACTTTAA
- the josd2 gene encoding josephin-2: protein MSEGEVFHEKQRLELCAIHALNNVLQERVFTKETADDICKRLAPQCVVNPHRSVLGTGNYDVNVIMAALQSRELAAVWWDKRRTVQSLCMSKVQGFILNVPSRVSLGIVSLPLRRRHWLAVRQVNGQYYNLDSKLKSPVCIGGEAELRTFLSEQLSQDVAEMLLVVRREVEEDGSWLNSDNPKK, encoded by the exons ATGAGCGAAGGAGAGGTGTTTCATGAGAAGCAACGATTGGAGCTGTGCGCGATTCATGCACTCAACAACGTGCTCCAGGAGCGGGTTTTCACCAAGGAGACAGCCGATGATATCTGCAAACG GCTGGCTCCACAGTGTGTGGTGAACCCTCATCGCTCCGTGTTAGGTACAGGGAACTATGACGTCAACGTCATCATGGCGGCACTACAGAGCCGGGAACTGGCTGCAGTGTGGTGGGACAAACGCAG gACGGTTCAGAGCCTCTGCATGTCAAAGGTCCAGGGTTTTATTCTCAACGTCCCGTCACGAGTATCTCTGGGGATCGTGTCCCTCCCACTCAGACGCCGGCACTGGCTCGCGGTTCGGCAAGTTAACGGACAGTACTACAACCTGGACTCCAAACTGAAGAGTCCTGTCTGTATCGGGGGAGAAGCAGAACTACG cacattTCTCAGCGAACAGCTTTCTCAGGATGTGGCAGAGATGCTCCTGGTCGTCCgccgggaggtggaggaggacggTTCGTGGCTGAACTCTGACAATCCCAAGAAGTGA
- the shisa7a gene encoding uncharacterized protein shisa7a produces the protein MTPTTNLRVLAVSLLSLLTAPLTTVVETSPSPPPQHIDRSGRPFTEQPKIGPSPSLLLLAMQANIRPAALQGRTKTPENFPETSEGVLEAPPRPLPQIMFPKNVTSSEALAPPLGAAQVAPIRPRMMDIWMDVCRGYYDVMGHFDSAFNCSKDTFVFCCGTCHYRFCCPERSRQLEQDSCKNYDSPDWAKPQTDAMILPEELGNDPDFDPLKQQSHNTGFVIGGVIVFMVAVAVGIKVVFNKVQQEANQRDLNMPRALVDMLRHQSSPVQQDERNNSVALTVGDGTGTLGRPPKNLYAPGLPSKDNRLGNLQHNFIHPSGTSPKHTATIERTPRMNNAQLAAGGTLLSSKHNNTKSQPSFHHSLHNLAQLPPSYESATKPELNRYSSLKRLEKGLDEYSSGYCTTKRRPHTAQPALQSSQHHLHWGGDYTLSGRGTLPRHAVRPWIPPPPSGMPASPTPNPYPLDPPEPQFNPNYDTLSKPARKVKSTDQLLNMGDVPGNTGTLSRLSKNQQHQYYKAMAASNKNSNTQTLTRKPGDRQNREDRQNREDRMNREDRMNREDRMNREDRMNREDRMNREDRQNREERQDRLLMSPDHLEERMGGMGVVDPYAHTGGIVPTLPRQQKAQSQQNVCATPSLDRHHMIKMNSHPTSGREQERNTAMTGHMSGGMGWGGAGAGAPEGPGAGVVMGTGTLGGHSARRMAFAAKRQNTIEQLHFIPGGGGGGSAGSGGGGSQGIRTGSKNEVTV, from the exons ATGACGCCCACCACCAATCTTCGAGTCCTCGCTGTCTCCCTGCTCTCCCTCCTTACTGCCCCGCTCACCACTGTTGTGGAGACCTCTCCGTCCCCCCCTCCTCAGCACATAGACCGCTCAGGGAGGCCTTTCACCGAGCAGCCCAAGATCGGCCCTAGCCCTTCTCTCCTGCTCCTCGCCATGCAGGCCAATATCAGGCCAGCTGCCCTGCAAGGCAGGACCAAAACCCCTGAGAACTTTCCAGAAACCTCAGAGGGAGTTCTGGAGGCGCCTCCAAGACCCCTTCCCCAGATCATGTTCCCCAAgaatgtgacatcatcagaggcCCTTGCACCTCCCTTAGGCGCCGCCCAGGTGGCGCCCATTCGACCACGCATGATGGACATATGGATGGATGTATGTCGGGGTTATTATGACGTAATGGGACACTTTGACAGCGCTTTCAACTGCTCCAAGGACACCTTCGTCTTTTGCTGCGGAACCTGCCACTACCGCTTCTGCTGCCCAGAGCGAAGTCGGCAACTGGAGCAGGACAGCTGTAAAAACTATGACTCTCCAGACTGGGCCAAGCCGCAGACAGATGCCATGATATTACCAGAGGAATTAGGTAATGACCCAGACTTTGATCCACTGAAGCAGCAGAGCCATAACACGGGCTTCGTCATCGGAGGCGTGATCGTGTTCATGGTGGCTGTCGCCGTGGGCATCAAGGTGGTCTTCAACAAGGTGCAACAGGAAGCCAACCAAAGGGACCTCAACATGCCCAG AGCCCTTGTCGACATGTTGCGGCACCAGTCGAGCCCAGTCCAGCAGGATGAGAGGAACAACAGCGTGGCTCTGACTGTAGGGGACGGAACAGGGACACTGGGGAGACCTCCGAAAAATCTTTACGCTCCAGGACTGCCCAGCAAGGACAACAGAT TGGGCAATTTGCAACACAATTTCATCCACCCATCAGGCACCAGCCCCAAACACACCGCAACTATCG AACGCACCCCTCGGATGAACAATGCTCAGCTGGCAGCTGGAGGCACCCTGCTTTCCAGTAAGCACAACAACACCAAATCCCAGCCTTCCTTCCACCACTCCCTGCACAACCTGGCTCAGCTGCCGCCGTCCTATGAGAGCGCCACCAAGCCTGAGCTCAACAGATACTCCTCGCTCAAACGCCTTG AGAAAGGTCTTGATGAGTACTCGTCTGGTTACTGCACCACCAAGCGCCGGCCCCACACAGCCCAGCCAGCCCTTCAGTCCTCTCAGCACCACCTCCACTGGGGTGGAGACTACACCCTCAGTGGGAGAGGAACCCTCCCAAGGCATGCAGTCCGTCCCTGGATCCCGCCGCCGCCTTCTGGCATGCCTGCCTCGCCCACCCCCAATCCGTACCCTTTGGATCCTCCGGAGCCCCAGTTCAACCCCAATTATGACACTCTCTCCAAGCCTGCAAGGAAAGTGAAGTCCACTGACCAGCTGCTCAACATGGGTGATGTCCCTGGCAACACGGGGACCCTGTCCAGGTTGTCCAAGAACCAGCAACACCAGTACTACAAAGCCATGGCTGCCTCCAATAAGAACTCCAACACGCAGACCCTCACCAGGAAGCCCGGGGACAGGCAGAACAGGGAGGACAGGCAGAACAGGGAGGACAGGATGAACAGGGAGGACAGGATGAACAGGGAGGACAGGATGAACAGAGAGGACAGGATGAACAGAGAGGACAGGATGAACAGGGAGGACAGGCAGAACAGGGAGGAGAGACAGGACCGGCTGCTCATGTCCCCAGATCATTTGGAGGAGAGGATGGGTGGGATGGGGGTTGTAGATCCATACGCCCACACAGGAGGCATTGTCCCCACGCTGCCTCGCCAGCAGAAGGCCCAGTCCCAGCAGAACGTCTGCGCTACGCCCTCTCTTGACCGACACCACATGATCAAGATGAACTCTCACCCCACATCTGGACGGGAGCAGGAGAGGAACACAGCCATGACGGGGCACATGAGCGGGGGCATGGGCTGGGGCGGGGCGGGGGCAGGGGCGCCGGAGGGCCCTGGGGCAGGGGTAGTCATGGGAACGGGAACACTAGGGGGCCACAGCGCCAGGAGGATGGCTTTTGCAGCGAAAAGGCAGAACACCATTGAGCAGCTACATTTCATACCAGGAGGGGGCGGCGGGGGGTCGGCAGGAAGTGGAGGGGGAGGAAGTCAGGGGATCAGGACGGGGAGTAAAAATGAGGTGACGGTGTGA